The Gammaproteobacteria bacterium genome window below encodes:
- a CDS encoding zinc ABC transporter substrate-binding protein, protein MSKYVFFLILSLLPTASIAKLDIFACAPEWGALAKEIGGEEVNVFTASKASQDIHHLRAKPSFLAKMRKTELVFCTGASLEAGWLPVLLQKAGGAKVQAGQVGHLLASEYVERLEQAESVDRSMGDVHGEGNPHIHLNPHNLILIADELAERLSILSPDKEKYFNNRLENFKINWQQYIEDWKQKAQSLTNKYVVVYHQNWIYLLKWLNINRVTTLEPVPGMPPRISHLENVLASVKNQDITAILLTPYQQNKAAAWLSEHANIPVVTLPYTVGGSKNVTDLKSLFDETLQLLLEASS, encoded by the coding sequence ATGAGTAAATATGTATTTTTTCTAATACTATCGTTACTTCCAACGGCTTCTATTGCCAAATTAGACATTTTTGCATGCGCTCCTGAATGGGGCGCACTTGCAAAAGAAATTGGTGGTGAAGAAGTTAACGTATTTACGGCATCCAAAGCCTCGCAAGATATTCACCATCTTCGCGCAAAACCTAGTTTTTTAGCCAAAATGCGTAAAACAGAACTTGTGTTTTGCACCGGTGCATCACTGGAGGCAGGTTGGTTACCGGTTCTCTTACAAAAAGCAGGAGGCGCTAAAGTGCAAGCCGGTCAAGTGGGTCATCTCCTTGCAAGTGAATATGTAGAAAGACTTGAACAAGCCGAATCAGTAGATCGTTCAATGGGGGATGTACATGGTGAAGGTAACCCTCACATTCACTTAAACCCACATAACTTAATCTTAATAGCAGATGAACTAGCGGAACGGTTATCGATACTTTCTCCTGATAAAGAAAAGTATTTTAATAATAGACTAGAAAACTTTAAGATAAACTGGCAGCAATATATAGAGGACTGGAAACAAAAAGCTCAATCTTTAACGAATAAATATGTTGTCGTGTATCACCAAAACTGGATTTATTTACTGAAGTGGTTAAATATAAATCGAGTGACAACGCTTGAACCGGTACCCGGCATGCCCCCACGCATTTCTCATTTAGAAAATGTACTTGCATCGGTTAAAAACCAAGACATCACGGCTATATTGTTAACGCCCTACCAACAAAACAAAGCGGCGGCTTGGCTATCAGAACATGCAAACATACCTGTGGTTACACTTCCCTATACCGTGGGTGGGAGTAAAAATGTTACAGACTTGAAATCTTTATTTGATGAAACCCTGCAACTCTTGCTTGAAGCGAGTTCATGA
- a CDS encoding metal ABC transporter permease has protein sequence MMISADLFVLLLPAFAAGCLVATTHVPLGLEVLKRGIIFIDLAIAQVAAMGVVIGHVTFHNSGQLQSLLLALVFALSGGGLFAWLEAKQFKHLEAMIGAVFVVSASITILLLAKDPHGIEAMEKLLAGQVLWVKWWPDLMITLIIYAIILLIWFKRDTNNSSLFYFIFPIVVTFSVQIAGIYLVFASLILPAIATCQINGKTKLLSGYAVALMSVILGLMSAVFFDLPTGPVIVCTYFAVSMLLLLSTYKIIIKVK, from the coding sequence ATGATGATATCTGCTGACTTATTCGTTTTATTACTGCCTGCCTTTGCAGCGGGATGTTTAGTGGCAACCACGCACGTGCCTCTGGGCCTCGAAGTTTTAAAACGTGGGATTATTTTTATCGATCTAGCCATTGCACAAGTAGCAGCAATGGGTGTTGTGATAGGCCATGTAACTTTCCATAATTCAGGCCAGCTTCAATCACTTCTGCTGGCTTTAGTCTTTGCCTTATCAGGCGGTGGATTGTTCGCTTGGCTAGAAGCAAAACAGTTTAAACATTTAGAAGCCATGATTGGTGCCGTTTTTGTGGTGAGCGCCTCCATTACCATTCTTCTCCTTGCCAAAGACCCTCATGGTATTGAAGCCATGGAAAAACTACTAGCAGGACAAGTGCTTTGGGTGAAATGGTGGCCAGATTTAATGATTACGTTAATCATTTATGCAATCATTTTACTAATCTGGTTTAAACGAGATACGAACAATTCATCTTTATTTTATTTCATATTTCCAATAGTAGTGACTTTTTCAGTTCAGATCGCGGGAATTTATCTAGTGTTTGCTAGCTTGATCTTGCCTGCCATCGCCACTTGCCAAATTAACGGGAAAACGAAGTTACTAAGTGGCTACGCGGTAGCATTGATGAGTGTAATTTTAGGTTTAATGAGCGCAGTATTCTTTGACCTACCCACAGGACCTGTGATTGTATGCACTTACTTTGCAGTCTCTATGTTGCTGCTTTTAAGTACTTATAAAATTATTATTAAAGTTAAATAG
- a CDS encoding MerR family transcriptional regulator has product MEFKIGKLSAETGVNVDTIRYYERQGLLQPTHRKRSGYRIYNDNSIKELTFIERAKDLGFSLGEIKQLLDFDYLGNSYQDVMFLIRRKSKEIGQRLADIAAIKRTLDFMQAHTNPVREYNGCSFLDSLFDPSDLKTSSLNLCTHTYLLEPAEWKFTGTVQKYGADAIGISGKQTVTHEDKIWNILREINFDEPGEATGIFNIHMPIVTSESEIVRCVANCSTFGDVTGKIAFAGDCIFLNYEMTDVGYGSCEHARMLSSDMYEVTGIISGEDHAILKWQYEMTK; this is encoded by the coding sequence ATGGAATTCAAAATAGGCAAGTTATCGGCAGAAACTGGGGTGAATGTCGACACAATCAGATACTACGAACGGCAAGGGCTGCTGCAACCTACGCATCGGAAAAGAAGCGGCTATCGCATATATAACGATAATTCTATAAAAGAACTCACGTTCATCGAACGAGCCAAAGATCTTGGTTTCAGTTTAGGCGAAATTAAACAGCTACTCGATTTCGATTACCTCGGTAATTCATACCAGGATGTTATGTTTTTGATTCGTCGTAAAAGTAAAGAAATTGGCCAGCGGTTAGCAGATATTGCCGCTATAAAAAGAACACTAGACTTCATGCAGGCGCATACAAATCCGGTTCGTGAATATAACGGGTGTAGCTTCTTAGATAGCTTGTTCGACCCGTCCGATCTTAAAACATCATCATTAAATCTATGTACGCATACTTACTTGTTAGAACCAGCAGAATGGAAATTTACTGGTACCGTTCAAAAATACGGAGCGGATGCTATTGGCATAAGCGGCAAACAAACGGTAACTCACGAAGATAAGATCTGGAATATTCTACGAGAAATTAACTTTGATGAGCCCGGTGAAGCTACAGGAATATTTAATATACACATGCCAATTGTAACGAGTGAATCTGAAATAGTACGCTGTGTAGCAAACTGCTCTACCTTTGGTGATGTAACCGGAAAAATAGCATTTGCAGGGGATTGCATCTTTTTAAATTACGAAATGACAGATGTCGGCTACGGTTCTTGCGAACACGCCCGCATGCTTAGTTCAGATATGTATGAAGTAACCGGCATTATTTCAGGTGAGGACCACGCCATACTTAAATGGCAATACGAGATGACTAAATGA
- a CDS encoding YHS domain protein gives MKKKIIIAIILVLIIGLLAFANMNKISSVSWIPWGDINNTNGIAMSGYDPVAYFTLNRATVGDETISYNWKNVEWQFASTEHLALFKETPEKYAPQYGGYCATAISIGLTADVDPRSWHIEDGKLYLFFNGDPKNDYIADIGDGIIQKSESKWNNR, from the coding sequence ATGAAAAAGAAAATTATTATTGCCATTATCTTAGTGTTGATCATTGGGTTATTAGCCTTTGCTAACATGAATAAGATAAGTTCTGTCTCATGGATCCCATGGGGAGACATTAATAATACAAATGGAATAGCAATGAGTGGTTATGACCCGGTTGCCTATTTTACTTTAAACCGAGCCACTGTAGGTGATGAGACGATTTCCTATAACTGGAAAAACGTTGAGTGGCAATTTGCATCAACAGAACATTTAGCACTGTTTAAAGAAACTCCAGAAAAATATGCTCCTCAGTATGGTGGATATTGTGCAACGGCCATCAGCATTGGATTAACCGCGGACGTTGACCCTAGAAGTTGGCATATAGAAGACGGAAAATTGTATTTATTTTTCAATGGTGACCCTAAAAATGATTATATAGCTGATATCGGAGATGGCATTATTCAAAAATCAGAGTCTAAGTGGAACAATAGATAA
- a CDS encoding DUF861 domain-containing protein has product MAMKYFNKAQSKEISSLNIDGINAFLQDTVASENEAAPISGGFFRMEAGNPLEYTYSYDECKIMLEGEMSLTEKGGETVQMKPGDVVYFDAGTTITFSSESSGTAFYVGQRKFGVL; this is encoded by the coding sequence ATGGCAATGAAATATTTTAATAAAGCACAGTCTAAAGAAATTTCATCATTAAATATTGATGGTATAAATGCATTTTTGCAGGATACGGTAGCTTCTGAAAATGAAGCAGCACCTATTAGTGGCGGCTTTTTCCGAATGGAAGCCGGCAATCCATTGGAATACACCTACAGTTATGATGAATGTAAGATCATGCTAGAAGGAGAGATGTCTTTAACTGAGAAGGGTGGCGAAACCGTTCAAATGAAACCAGGCGACGTGGTTTATTTTGATGCAGGTACCACCATTACGTTTTCTTCAGAGTCTTCAGGTACTGCTTTTTATGTAGGGCAACGTAAGTTTGGAGTTCTATAG
- a CDS encoding ATP-binding cassette domain-containing protein, whose protein sequence is MKAVENSVLLRVENISKQFPGTLALDNVSLDVRSGEVHVLFGENGAGKSTLVQAIAGVHLPTKGKILLNGQEVELQSVHQARNLGISAVFQEFSIIPQLTVGENLFLGSEMTRGPFLNKNQLREKANETLGRLGFPLDPDSLVMYLSRAEQQMVEIAKAFRTKPSIVILDEPTASLTERETDQLFSKIEELKQEGIGIIYITHRINEIQRIGDRITVLRDGKFVSTIPVKEASEQKLVELMTGRIIDQVFPDIQAKPDKALLTIENLTLQNNVLQDVSMQIKSGEVVGIAGLVGSGKSQVGRAVFGIENITSGKIKFCGDTVYCSKRHINTLKPRVMLDRGMYYVPSDRREEGLVMVQNVRENVSLASLGLKAFSYNWFLRRSEEKKKIEDVSKKLDINPPNIERDVEHFSGGNQQKALIGKALVRDVKLFIFDEPTVGVDVGARMLIYKFIAELCEKGAGVLLISSDLPEILNLAHRAYVMHRGALQTELPKEQLSEQNVLKYFFEKEGCSQ, encoded by the coding sequence ATGAAAGCAGTTGAAAATTCAGTACTGCTACGTGTAGAGAATATCTCTAAACAATTTCCAGGCACATTAGCGCTAGATAATGTAAGCCTTGATGTAAGAAGTGGTGAAGTGCACGTGTTATTTGGTGAGAATGGCGCAGGCAAGTCAACACTTGTTCAAGCCATTGCGGGTGTGCATCTTCCAACAAAAGGCAAGATCTTACTAAATGGGCAGGAGGTAGAACTGCAATCTGTGCATCAAGCGCGAAATCTCGGTATCAGTGCGGTTTTTCAAGAATTTTCTATTATTCCGCAATTAACGGTAGGAGAAAATTTATTTCTGGGTTCAGAGATGACCAGAGGACCATTCCTAAATAAAAACCAATTACGCGAAAAAGCTAATGAAACACTAGGCCGATTAGGATTTCCTCTCGATCCTGATAGTTTAGTGATGTATTTATCTCGTGCAGAACAGCAGATGGTAGAAATAGCAAAAGCATTTCGCACCAAACCTTCAATTGTAATTCTAGATGAGCCTACAGCTTCACTCACTGAGCGTGAAACAGATCAGCTTTTTTCAAAAATTGAAGAACTTAAGCAAGAAGGAATTGGAATCATTTACATCACGCATAGAATTAATGAAATTCAGAGAATTGGTGATCGTATTACGGTTCTTCGCGACGGTAAATTTGTATCAACCATACCCGTTAAAGAAGCCAGTGAGCAAAAATTAGTTGAATTGATGACCGGCCGGATAATTGATCAAGTCTTTCCAGACATTCAAGCAAAACCGGATAAAGCATTATTAACAATTGAAAATTTAACACTTCAAAATAATGTTTTACAAGATGTATCTATGCAAATTAAAAGCGGGGAAGTGGTTGGAATTGCGGGACTTGTGGGGTCAGGAAAATCACAAGTAGGGCGTGCTGTATTTGGGATAGAAAATATTACAAGTGGAAAAATAAAATTTTGTGGCGACACAGTTTACTGCAGTAAGCGTCATATAAACACCTTAAAGCCTCGCGTGATGCTAGACCGCGGCATGTATTACGTGCCATCGGATAGACGAGAAGAAGGGTTAGTGATGGTTCAAAATGTTAGAGAAAATGTATCTTTAGCTTCTCTTGGGTTAAAAGCCTTTTCCTATAATTGGTTTCTACGAAGATCAGAAGAAAAGAAAAAAATCGAAGATGTATCTAAAAAATTAGATATAAATCCACCCAATATTGAACGCGATGTCGAACATTTTTCAGGTGGCAATCAACAAAAAGCATTAATAGGTAAGGCGTTAGTTCGAGACGTCAAACTTTTTATATTCGATGAGCCCACGGTGGGTGTAGATGTGGGTGCACGAATGTTAATTTACAAATTTATTGCAGAGCTATGTGAAAAAGGTGCGGGTGTATTACTCATATCGTCTGATTTACCAGAAATTTTAAATCTAGCGCATCGTGCATACGTAATGCATCGTGGTGCGCTGCAGACGGAATTACCAAAAGAACAATTATCAGAACAAAATGTACTCAAGTATTTCTTTGAAAAGGAAGGGTGTTCACAATGA
- the torT gene encoding TMAO reductase system periplasmic protein TorT: MKVLLNSVMYAVLFAAVIMVTSSLNAKDWWPADVNPYNPSCSGGTDECWALPENNAAKLPGAKYVPLSPDQIKKKHNICVSFPHLKDSYWVGVAYGIISEGKRLGQKVTLLEAGGYTNLERQLRQVEDCISAGADALILSAISGKGNINQVDEIRGKGIPVVDLVNGIGTQVDAKILESWYLLGYLACDWIAQKHPEGSGKTSAAWFPGPPGAAWSVAGDKGCHDAVKGSDVEIIATKWGDTGKSIQLKLVEDVVASRTKGGTTDLNYIVGATPTIEAAVGVVRDRGIQDTTRLVAYYYNTGSHILLKQGRMDMAPTDHMVLQGQIAIDQAVRILEGLPMSTGGSPEYKNPDRITEHVQPVPTVVTKENYNDFDPASTLAPDGWKPVFRVD, encoded by the coding sequence ATGAAAGTATTATTAAACTCAGTTATGTATGCTGTACTATTCGCAGCAGTCATAATGGTTACCTCGTCACTGAATGCAAAAGATTGGTGGCCAGCAGATGTAAACCCCTATAACCCATCTTGTTCGGGTGGAACGGATGAATGTTGGGCATTGCCAGAAAACAATGCTGCAAAACTACCCGGTGCTAAATATGTCCCCCTTAGCCCTGATCAAATTAAAAAGAAACACAACATATGTGTGTCTTTTCCCCATTTGAAAGATTCTTACTGGGTAGGTGTGGCTTATGGAATTATTTCTGAAGGCAAAAGACTGGGTCAAAAAGTCACGTTATTAGAAGCGGGCGGTTACACAAATCTTGAACGACAACTTCGCCAAGTAGAAGATTGTATATCGGCGGGGGCTGATGCGTTAATTCTATCGGCTATTTCAGGTAAAGGTAATATCAATCAAGTCGATGAAATTCGAGGCAAAGGAATTCCGGTTGTAGATCTTGTAAATGGTATTGGCACACAAGTCGATGCAAAAATTTTAGAAAGCTGGTATTTACTTGGATATCTTGCATGCGATTGGATTGCTCAGAAACATCCTGAAGGAAGCGGTAAAACTTCAGCGGCATGGTTCCCAGGTCCTCCGGGTGCAGCATGGTCAGTAGCCGGTGATAAGGGTTGTCATGATGCGGTTAAAGGTAGTGATGTTGAAATCATTGCCACGAAATGGGGCGATACAGGGAAAAGTATCCAGTTAAAACTTGTAGAAGATGTTGTTGCTTCTCGAACAAAAGGTGGCACTACAGATCTAAACTATATTGTAGGTGCAACACCCACAATTGAAGCTGCAGTAGGCGTAGTACGTGATCGCGGAATTCAAGACACCACCAGATTGGTAGCTTATTACTACAATACCGGATCACACATTCTCTTAAAGCAAGGTCGTATGGATATGGCGCCAACCGATCACATGGTGCTACAAGGTCAAATTGCTATCGATCAAGCCGTACGTATTCTTGAAGGTCTTCCAATGTCAACGGGTGGTTCACCAGAATACAAAAACCCAGACCGCATTACTGAGCATGTTCAACCCGTACCAACCGTTGTAACGAAAGAAAATTACAACGATTTCGATCCAGCATCTACCTTAGCGCCAGATGGATGGAAGCCTGTGTTCCGTGTGGACTGA
- a CDS encoding DUF861 domain-containing protein, which produces MGMKYFEKTQSMDIESLNMDGINVFLQDVVSSNNKSAPITCGMFRMDLGNPLDYTYSYDECKIMLEGEMTITESGVTCTLKPGDVVYFDKGTSVTFESKSSGLAFYVGQRKEGVL; this is translated from the coding sequence ATGGGAATGAAATATTTTGAAAAAACTCAATCGATGGATATTGAGTCTTTAAACATGGATGGAATTAATGTGTTTCTTCAAGACGTCGTGTCGTCCAATAATAAAAGTGCACCCATTACATGTGGAATGTTTCGCATGGATTTGGGTAATCCGCTTGATTACACGTACAGCTATGACGAATGCAAAATTATGCTGGAAGGGGAAATGACGATTACCGAAAGCGGTGTGACGTGCACGTTAAAACCAGGTGATGTTGTTTATTTTGATAAAGGCACATCGGTGACTTTCGAATCGAAATCATCTGGATTGGCTTTTTATGTTGGGCAACGTAAAGAAGGTGTTCTTTAA
- a CDS encoding DksA/TraR family C4-type zinc finger protein: MASGWSRDGAVQDQIDASVEDAIKLARSRLPDGESLHNCEECENVIPDARRKAIPGVRLCVDCQSEHDKEQTTFTGVNRRGSKDSQLR; this comes from the coding sequence ATGGCTAGCGGGTGGTCTCGTGATGGAGCGGTTCAAGATCAGATAGATGCCAGTGTAGAGGATGCGATAAAGCTGGCACGTAGTCGATTACCTGATGGCGAGAGCTTACATAATTGTGAGGAATGCGAGAACGTAATTCCAGACGCACGCCGTAAAGCCATTCCTGGCGTTCGATTATGTGTAGACTGTCAGTCTGAGCACGACAAAGAGCAGACTACATTCACTGGTGTCAATCGACGTGGCAGCAAAGACAGTCAACTGCGGTAA
- a CDS encoding methyltransferase domain-containing protein: MNNSPESIQNDVIHSWHIRAHAYVQLIERWPIFTHMVARLLAFIPKEFDGHALDIAGGSGLVSEHLLRRSPKSRVTLIEPAQGMRELASHRLGKQVEIKDTTSDNIDKLELTADAALCSASFHLINEETTLPSIASALKKDSIFAVNLWGHSFDETINLQKNTDWTQFVDQALHEFYLPPMKPPNKISSRIKSKERLEIIGNNCGLQLNEMNIVTTNIDTRFSIEFAAMDYKFLNQVEKGIREKVIARALELCRGIDTISTVDFKFEKI, translated from the coding sequence ATGAATAATTCGCCAGAATCTATACAGAATGATGTGATACACAGTTGGCATATTCGCGCGCACGCTTACGTTCAACTCATCGAACGATGGCCTATTTTTACCCATATGGTCGCACGGCTTTTGGCTTTTATACCTAAAGAATTTGATGGGCATGCACTGGATATCGCTGGCGGGAGTGGTCTAGTTTCGGAACATTTGCTTAGAAGAAGCCCAAAGTCGCGTGTAACTCTAATAGAACCGGCGCAAGGAATGCGCGAACTAGCTTCACATCGTCTTGGCAAACAAGTTGAAATCAAGGACACCACTAGCGACAACATAGATAAACTTGAGCTTACTGCTGATGCTGCATTATGTAGTGCTTCATTTCATTTAATAAACGAAGAAACAACGCTGCCTTCAATAGCTTCAGCACTTAAGAAAGACTCTATATTTGCTGTTAATCTGTGGGGACATTCCTTCGATGAAACCATAAATTTGCAGAAAAATACTGATTGGACTCAATTTGTGGATCAAGCACTACATGAATTCTATCTGCCACCGATGAAACCGCCCAACAAAATATCGTCCAGAATAAAAAGCAAGGAGAGATTAGAAATAATTGGGAACAATTGTGGTCTTCAATTGAATGAAATGAACATCGTAACCACGAATATCGATACTCGATTCAGTATCGAATTTGCCGCTATGGACTATAAATTTCTTAATCAGGTTGAGAAAGGAATACGAGAAAAAGTAATAGCTCGAGCG